A genomic segment from Flammeovirga pectinis encodes:
- a CDS encoding arylsulfatase, producing MKKINFFIFLFILMINSVNAQKPNIIIIYADDLGIGMLGHEGQKIVTTPNIDKLATDGLRFEQAYSNMLCAPARASLITGLHDCHKDEFKITKGTAYINANNSNLAAIENSLQEKLGEVNPQEVFIGKIAQEMGYKTAQIGKLEWGFSTTNQQMKQHGWDYYLGYLDHVRAHGFYPPFLFENGDIVEIEGNTILNCGKSNEPETEEHFKERWNMEGKSVYSQNYFMDKVLSFIDDNADNPFLLYFPTQLPHGPVAIPKVHPDFVNDDRLTQIEKEYASMVKLLDDNVGQIMKKLEETGLEENTIVIFTADNGHEIYYSKKGRVEKPYTNKVTNEQFDDFDRKYYSTLSGDVFDGNGGRAGLKRSNLEGGIHVPLIIKWPNKIPEGSTSQRLTANYDILPTIAELTGYNKKYTTDGVSFYDALLGEKGKENHDFIVYSSFTGPTLVTNEGWKLRTHLQKKAFELYYLPNDFGEKENLANKYPKRLKALKEKLLIACEGNFENGLFKYGAQL from the coding sequence ATGAAAAAAATTAACTTCTTCATTTTTCTGTTCATTTTAATGATTAATTCTGTAAATGCTCAGAAACCAAATATCATTATTATTTATGCCGATGATTTGGGTATTGGCATGCTTGGCCACGAAGGTCAGAAAATTGTTACAACACCAAATATAGATAAACTTGCCACAGATGGTTTACGTTTTGAACAGGCGTATTCTAATATGCTCTGCGCTCCAGCAAGGGCTTCGTTAATTACAGGGTTGCATGATTGTCATAAAGATGAATTTAAAATCACGAAAGGAACAGCTTATATAAATGCCAATAATTCTAATTTGGCAGCTATTGAAAATTCCCTACAAGAGAAACTCGGTGAAGTAAATCCTCAAGAAGTTTTTATTGGTAAGATTGCTCAAGAAATGGGGTATAAAACTGCTCAAATTGGGAAATTAGAATGGGGGTTTTCTACTACCAATCAGCAAATGAAGCAGCACGGTTGGGACTATTATTTAGGTTATTTAGATCATGTAAGAGCACATGGTTTTTACCCTCCTTTTCTTTTTGAAAATGGTGATATAGTAGAAATTGAAGGAAACACAATTTTAAATTGTGGTAAATCTAATGAACCAGAGACGGAAGAACATTTTAAAGAGCGTTGGAATATGGAGGGGAAAAGTGTTTATTCTCAAAACTATTTTATGGACAAAGTGCTTAGTTTTATAGATGATAATGCTGATAATCCTTTCTTGCTTTATTTCCCTACGCAATTACCACACGGACCTGTTGCTATACCTAAAGTTCATCCTGATTTTGTAAATGATGACCGTCTAACTCAAATAGAAAAAGAATATGCTTCTATGGTAAAATTATTGGATGATAATGTTGGACAAATCATGAAAAAATTAGAAGAGACAGGTTTAGAAGAGAATACCATTGTAATTTTCACGGCAGACAATGGGCACGAAATCTATTACAGTAAAAAAGGAAGAGTTGAAAAACCGTATACCAATAAAGTAACAAACGAACAATTTGATGATTTTGACAGAAAATATTACAGTACTTTAAGTGGTGATGTTTTTGATGGAAATGGTGGTAGAGCGGGTTTAAAAAGAAGTAACCTAGAAGGTGGTATTCATGTTCCTTTAATTATAAAATGGCCAAATAAAATTCCTGAAGGGAGTACTTCCCAACGTCTTACAGCCAATTACGATATTCTACCAACAATAGCAGAATTAACGGGATATAATAAAAAATATACAACTGATGGTGTTTCTTTTTATGATGCTCTATTAGGTGAAAAAGGAAAAGAAAACCACGATTTCATTGTCTATTCATCGTTTACAGGCCCTACGCTTGTTACAAATGAAGGATGGAAACTAAGAACTCATTTACAAAAAAAGGCATTTGAACTCTATTATTTACCTAATGATTTTGGCGAAAAAGAGAATCTCGCAAACAAATACCCGAAAAGGTTAAAAGCCTTAAAAGAAAAATTATTGATTGCCTGTGAGGGTAATTTCGAAAATGGACTATTTAAGTATGGAGCACAGCTTTAA
- a CDS encoding CPBP family intramembrane glutamic endopeptidase, producing the protein MLTKNAEPLRPFLSDKLKLNWKFSISLLLLVCIPRFYLVLKANVTQNYSSIGLIMLLSGLIPFVFLNKSGLKEIGVCTPNKYYKLLFCLIIGILFSYILYLIGINLFGVTYENWYVYIRESYNIPNIISIDDKMTLFIIMSITGMIFSPLGEELFFRGLVHTGLSNSLGNRFATVIDSLSFALVHISHFGILYINDSWKFYPMPTIIWVISMFIVSLLFIKMKNWTHSIWGAVVGHAGFNLGMIYAIFYLI; encoded by the coding sequence ATGCTTACTAAAAACGCTGAACCACTGAGACCATTTTTAAGTGATAAATTAAAACTAAATTGGAAGTTTAGTATATCGTTACTTCTGCTAGTTTGTATCCCTAGATTTTATTTGGTTTTAAAAGCCAATGTAACGCAAAATTATTCTTCAATTGGCCTCATAATGTTACTTTCTGGTTTGATTCCCTTTGTATTCTTGAATAAAAGTGGATTAAAAGAAATTGGTGTCTGTACTCCTAATAAATATTACAAATTATTATTTTGCCTTATAATAGGAATCTTATTTAGTTATATACTTTATCTTATCGGTATTAATTTATTTGGAGTTACCTACGAAAATTGGTATGTATATATTCGAGAATCTTACAATATACCTAACATTATTTCTATTGATGATAAAATGACACTGTTCATCATAATGTCAATAACAGGAATGATATTTAGCCCTTTAGGAGAAGAATTATTTTTTCGAGGGCTCGTTCATACCGGACTATCGAATTCTCTAGGAAATCGATTTGCAACTGTAATTGATAGTTTATCATTTGCTTTAGTTCATATCTCACATTTTGGTATTCTATATATTAATGATAGTTGGAAATTTTATCCAATGCCAACCATAATATGGGTAATTAGTATGTTTATTGTTAGTTTGCTGTTTATCAAAATGAAAAATTGGACACATTCGATTTGGGGAGCTGTAGTAGGTCATGCTGGATTTAATTTAGGTATGATATACGCTATATTTTACTTAATTTAA
- a CDS encoding GNAT family N-acetyltransferase, translating into MIIFKTERLEIRQVTKKDLDFFIELMSAPEIIDPIPQPKLAPEVIIQRFNNVTDYSIAPLLKEKVIWGVYESGKDELIGLCAFLTNEDENREIGYRFRKKFWGKGYGTELTKNMITYCFTVFELDIVTADVDTKNIGSVKILEKFFHPFKEFYNEDDGCTDRRYILKKEDWLNKQ; encoded by the coding sequence ATGATAATTTTTAAAACAGAAAGACTCGAGATAAGACAAGTGACAAAAAAAGATTTGGATTTTTTTATTGAACTCATGTCAGCTCCAGAAATTATAGACCCTATTCCACAACCTAAATTGGCTCCCGAAGTAATCATTCAAAGGTTTAATAATGTTACTGATTATTCTATTGCTCCTCTATTAAAAGAAAAGGTTATATGGGGAGTTTATGAAAGCGGTAAAGATGAATTAATTGGGTTATGTGCTTTCCTAACTAACGAAGATGAGAACAGAGAAATTGGCTATCGCTTTAGAAAGAAATTTTGGGGTAAAGGATATGGAACAGAGTTAACCAAAAATATGATCACGTATTGTTTCACAGTTTTTGAATTAGATATAGTTACTGCTGATGTTGACACTAAAAACATTGGTTCAGTAAAAATTCTAGAGAAATTCTTCCACCCTTTTAAAGAATTTTATAACGAGGATGATGGGTGTACAGACAGAAGATATATACTGAAAAAAGAAGATTGGTTAAATAAACAATAG